A single region of the Pararhodospirillum photometricum DSM 122 genome encodes:
- a CDS encoding NADP-dependent malic enzyme gives MVNDSKRNLEREALLFHSTGRPGKIEIHPTKPLATQRDLSLAYSPGVAAPCLEIARDPSTAYDYTAKGNLVAVISNGTAVLGLGDLGALAGKPVMEGKAVLFKAFADVDGIDLEVDTRDVEEFINCVRYLGPSFGGINLEDIKAPECFIIESRLRELMDIPVFHDDQHGTAIIATAGFLNALDLTGRKISDVRLVVNGAGAAAIACVELVKAVGLPHENVILCDSKGVVHRGRTDLNQWKSAHAQDTPLRTLEEALAGADAFFGLSVKGAVTPAMVAVMAPRPIIFAMANPDPEITPEDVRSVRQDAIMATGRSDYPNQINNVLGFPYIFRGALDVRARTINDEMKIAAAKAIAALAREDVPDEVAAAYAGRRLRYGPDYIIPVPFDPRLIAAIPPAVAEAAMRSGVARRPIIDMESYRRELSARLDPTAASLQALAAEVQTRPQRVVFAEGEEEKMIRAALAFRNAGYGTPILIGREERIRETITSLGLGTTLDGLEIQNAKLSYHTKHYTDFMYRRLQRRGSLYRDVQRMVNQDRNVFAACMVALEDADAMVTGTTRHFHSCLNDVLRVVDPTPNELVFSVTLMIARGRTVFIADTNVHEAPTAEELADIATQAAALARRMGHEPRVALLSYSTFGAPVGRTPDRSRQAVAILEERRVTFEFEGEIGAHVALDPELLSLYPFCRLSGPANVLIMPGLHSANISSKLLQKMGGATAIGPILMGLSRPCQIVPMDATVSDILHMATVAAAEAGR, from the coding sequence ATGGTCAACGACAGCAAACGCAATCTGGAGCGCGAGGCGCTTTTGTTCCATTCCACCGGGCGTCCGGGGAAGATTGAGATTCATCCAACCAAGCCGCTGGCCACGCAGCGCGACCTTTCGCTGGCCTATTCGCCGGGCGTGGCCGCGCCGTGCCTGGAGATCGCGCGCGACCCCAGCACGGCCTACGACTACACGGCCAAGGGTAATCTGGTGGCGGTGATCTCCAATGGCACGGCGGTGCTGGGCCTGGGGGATCTGGGGGCGCTGGCCGGCAAGCCGGTGATGGAAGGCAAGGCGGTTTTGTTTAAGGCCTTTGCCGATGTCGATGGCATTGATCTGGAGGTGGACACCCGCGACGTCGAGGAGTTCATCAACTGCGTGCGCTATCTCGGACCCAGCTTCGGCGGCATCAACCTGGAAGACATCAAGGCACCCGAGTGCTTCATCATTGAAAGCCGGCTGCGCGAGTTGATGGACATTCCGGTGTTCCACGACGACCAGCACGGCACGGCGATCATTGCCACGGCCGGATTCTTGAATGCGCTGGACCTGACCGGGCGCAAGATCAGCGACGTGCGGCTGGTGGTGAACGGGGCCGGGGCGGCGGCCATTGCCTGCGTCGAGTTGGTCAAGGCGGTCGGTCTGCCGCACGAAAACGTCATTTTGTGTGATTCCAAGGGAGTGGTTCATCGCGGCCGCACCGATTTGAACCAGTGGAAGTCGGCCCACGCCCAGGACACGCCGCTGCGTACCTTGGAGGAGGCCCTGGCCGGGGCGGATGCGTTCTTTGGCCTGTCGGTCAAGGGAGCGGTGACGCCGGCCATGGTCGCGGTCATGGCGCCGCGCCCGATCATTTTTGCCATGGCCAACCCGGATCCCGAGATCACGCCCGAGGACGTGCGCTCGGTACGCCAAGATGCCATCATGGCCACCGGTCGCTCGGACTATCCCAACCAGATCAACAACGTTCTGGGCTTCCCCTACATCTTCCGGGGCGCGCTTGATGTGCGGGCCCGCACCATCAACGACGAGATGAAGATCGCGGCGGCCAAGGCCATCGCCGCGCTGGCCCGCGAGGACGTACCCGACGAGGTGGCGGCGGCCTATGCCGGACGGCGGCTGCGCTATGGGCCGGACTACATCATCCCGGTGCCCTTTGACCCCCGGCTGATTGCCGCCATTCCGCCGGCGGTGGCGGAAGCGGCGATGCGCTCGGGCGTGGCGCGCCGGCCGATCATCGACATGGAAAGCTACCGCCGCGAGCTGTCGGCCCGTCTGGATCCGACGGCGGCCAGCCTTCAGGCCCTGGCCGCCGAGGTACAGACCCGGCCGCAGCGGGTGGTGTTCGCCGAGGGCGAGGAAGAAAAGATGATCCGCGCCGCCCTGGCGTTTCGCAACGCCGGCTATGGCACGCCGATCCTCATTGGGCGCGAGGAGCGCATTCGCGAGACCATCACCAGCCTGGGCCTGGGCACCACCCTCGACGGTTTGGAGATCCAAAACGCCAAGCTGTCCTACCACACCAAGCACTATACCGATTTTATGTATCGCCGGTTGCAGCGACGCGGCAGCCTGTACCGCGACGTCCAGCGCATGGTCAACCAAGACCGCAACGTGTTCGCGGCCTGCATGGTGGCGCTGGAGGATGCGGATGCCATGGTCACCGGGACCACGCGCCACTTCCATTCCTGCTTGAACGACGTGTTGCGGGTGGTGGATCCAACCCCCAACGAGTTGGTGTTCTCGGTGACGCTGATGATCGCGCGCGGGCGCACCGTGTTCATTGCCGACACCAACGTGCACGAGGCGCCGACCGCCGAGGAACTGGCCGACATCGCCACCCAGGCGGCGGCGCTGGCCCGGCGCATGGGCCACGAGCCCCGGGTGGCCCTGCTGTCGTACTCGACCTTTGGGGCGCCGGTGGGCCGCACCCCCGATCGCTCGCGCCAAGCGGTGGCGATTTTGGAGGAGCGCCGGGTGACCTTTGAGTTCGAGGGCGAAATTGGCGCCCACGTCGCGCTCGATCCTGAACTTTTGTCTTTGTATCCATTCTGTCGCTTGTCGGGACCGGCGAATGTGCTGATCATGCCCGGTCTGCACTCGGCCAACATCTCGTCCAAGCTGTTGCAAAAGATGGGCGGGGCCACGGCCATTGGACCGATCCTGATGGGGCTGTCGCGGCCCTGCCAGATCGTGCCCATGGATGCCACCGTGTCGGACATCTTGCACATGGCCACGGTGGCCGCCGCCGAGGCGGGACGCTAA